The Lacerta agilis isolate rLacAgi1 chromosome 14, rLacAgi1.pri, whole genome shotgun sequence sequence TCAGGTATGCACCTAAAGCTGGAGTAAGTGGAGGCATGTCTGCATCCATGGCTgtcaaagggagagagagaaagggagagagggaggaaccGGAAGTACTgcatgctccttcctctccaggagaagaggggaaatgacatcacacagagccctcactACCAATTTTAATTTGGTGGTTCGAGTAtctatcagcaatacagctctgtggacataaccccttctcatgctaactcAGCAAGAATATGTATTTGTTAGGTTTTGCTGCTACTCCCACAAGATTCCCATGACTGCTATTTAGAGATCCAGCACTGGAGTTGTGTGGATAAAAATGCTGCCCTTAACTTcacatagtccaaaaacagctgccaAGAGGATCTTTAAAGCAGTTTCAGTGAACAGCTTGGCTTTTTTTACTTATGGCAGACTAAACTGAAGGCTACAGGGAGATGAAAAAAATCCCTATAAATTTAAGCCTTAAAGTTTCAGCAATTCTTCTTTTCAGATCTTGTTTTGCCCCCCTGATTAGGGGATTGGTGCTAGATAGCCTATTAATTGCCTCTTTAATTTACCTTTCAGAATTACCCAAATGTCAGTTTCTGTTATTGCTTTAATTACTAGTTTCCTTCTGTTATATTTATTCCCACCTCCAAATAGTGCTATTTcaccagtaaataaaataaaagatcagTAATCAAAACATCTTTCCTCAGAAACAGAAATTGTCAATGGAGCAGTTCTGAGAGACTATTCATGGGGTGATGAAATGGTCACCATTCATTTCCCAGGTGCAATTAATAGGAAGCAATTGAACAAGCTGAACTGCAAATAACAAACTTTTAACTGAATGGGACTTTCTTGGAGGTAAATATTATATGAGGATCTTGGCCACAGAGGAAGGGTGTTGCTGCATGATATAGTGCTATATTAGCATGCTGGTTTTAATTACCTTTTCAACTATTTAGAGAAAAAGCAATATGTCAGCTGTACCAAAGgactttaaaagcaaagaaacaagAATGCTTTATGTTTGCAGCAGGCCAAGGCCTGAGAGTAaatatatggattttttaaatatggTGAATGCAGGCAAAAATGGTTTGGCTTGTTAAAATAATGAATTATACAGGATATTATATGTATATTTATTGTACTGTATGGTTGATGAAATTTCTGTAATAAAATTGTTGCCATGAAAGAAGGCTTAATTCTATGATGCTTCTGCACACTCAAGTGTAATGCAGTCTTTGTGTAGGTCAGACCTCAGAGTTTGTGTACATTACACACAAGCAGGAAAATATTTGACAATAATGCTTTCCATTATATAACATTCTTTCATTTACATAGAAATAGGACACATCCGAGTCAACAAAAACATTACAGTATGTGGGAACAAGATCCAGGAGTGTTTGTGTCTGTATGTGAACTTTCTTGGTTTCTCTGGTCAAGACTCCATTAAGCTTGCCTACATCTTTTCACAACTAATTATTTTTCAAGATAAGAAATAAATCTCGTTGGGCAGAAGTTTGTTGGATGCTCACTGCATAGCCAAGTTGGACAACACAGAATGCTTAAAGCTTCGGCTCCTCCCCACCACAGTGCTGCTTCAGTATCTTCCTCAACCTATCCCAAAATGCAGCCTGGGCAGCTGGCTCCTGAGGCCAGTCTAGATACGCCTTCCTCTTCACCAGCTTTGCCAGACGATGATAGGCTGAGAGTCGGTATCTGGAGATGTGCTCCATGAACACTAGGATCAACGTATCCTCTCGCTCAGCCACAAGACGATATGTGGCCAGGGTCATCTCCACAGAACACCAGGAACTGTTGAGGGAATGGCGGCTGACAACACAGATGGTCTTGTAGCTGCTGTAAAGACTCTCCATGATATTGTCCACAATGGCCTTGCCCACCACAAAGTCCCGGTTGTGGAGACAGAGCTTCAGGAAGGGGGGTCCCTTCTGCTCCAGATTGGGCACCAAGTGCTGCAACACCCACTCCTGGTCCTGACTGCTGTAGGACACAAAAGCATCATACTCAAACCTCTGACCTTTTCTGTTATTCAGCAGTCCATGCCACCATGCTCTCAGGATGTAGATCAGGAAAAGAAGCTCTGAGCCACAAGTAGCTTTCAGGATGGGGAGTGAAATAAGGAGGAACAGCATCGAGGAGGTAGAAACAAAAAGGAGGAAGCCAAAATCCTGACTACAGTTCTGCTGTATGAAAGACAGATAGttgcctttcttttctctcctttggaCATCCAGACAGTCTGCATGCTCCAGCCCAAATACATAAACCTCTTTCCTTCTGATGGCCCAGTCAATGAGCCAGGCACTTGAGCAGTCACACCTGAAGGTGACACTGGAGAAATGCAAGTAGCGGAGAGGCATTTGTCCTAGTATTTGATCCTGAATGTCACTGTCAAGTTCCAGGAAGGCCTCCTTCTCTAGCACGAGTTGCTTGAGTTTGCACTTTCTTCTGAAGAACTTCGCTGAGATGTACCTGATGTTGCTGTTCACCACTCTCAGGGCCTCTACTTGGGGCAGATCCATGAAGAGGGACTGCATCTCTGGCGCAGAGGAACCGTAAGGTTCTTCAGGCAGGTTGTGCACCTCAAGCAGTTGCAGCTTGGACAGATGTGACATGTTGAAATTCCATTCAGTATATATTGCTTCTAACTTATACTTATAAACAAGCTGCTCCAGCACAGGGAAAAGCAGATGGAGGGGCTTAGAAGAAACACATTCCAAAGCTGGCTCCCAATGCATCAATCGCACAGTGGGGAAAAATGTGTTATGAGACAAGTTGTAAAATTCAAAGCAGCCACTTAGAGTCATATTCTGCACTGAAGCAAAGTCAGACTGTGGCGGATTGTATAAGGCAATTGATGAAAAATTTTGCAGTACAAGACTTTCTACATTTATCACTGAGAATCTCAGGGTTTCTTCCCCTTCCTGCAAATTTGGAAAGCCTATTTGGAGTTCTCTTAAAAAAGCCAAACCCTGGAATGAATCTCTTTCAAACTGTGTGATGGGATTGTCACACAAGTCCAAAGAGACCAGGCTGGACAGTTTGTAGAAAGAGGCATTTGCAAGGTTGCGTAATCGATTGTTTCTCAGATTTAAAACCTTAAGTTGACCAAGTCTAGAGAAGGCAGATACTGGAATGTTCTCAAACCCACAGTCATTGAGTGAGAGTGTCTCTAAGTATGGCAGGCAGGAGAACGTAGTAGAGTGGGGACTTTTAAATCTGTTACCAGAGAAATCAAGAATCCTCAGCCGGGAGTTAAAGTTCATCTTCTCATACTCCAGTGGGCAAAGGTTCCAGTAAAGATTATTTCCAGAAAGATCTAACAGCTGGAGATAGAAGAGCTTATACAGAAGCAAGGGATCTACTTGCTCCATTTTATTATCCTCAAGTACCAAATTCTCCACAGAGTAGCAGCCAGGAAGCTCTTCACTGCTGAAGTTTTTGTAGTAATTCAATGAGAATGTCAGAGATCGGAGAGAGAAACGGGAGGCCAGAGCACAGACCTGAAAAGTCTGGTTCTCATGCATGTGGTGTGTCTTCTCCAACGAAAGTGAAGCAAGCTCTTTTATTTCTAAGGATAGAAGCTCACTGAGGGCCAGAGGAAAATGGCTAAGCACCAGGGACTGAAGTGAGCTTTTGTTCTGAGAATAAAGAACTGTTCTTTCCTGTAATTGAGAAGATGGGACCACAGAGCTTGATAAGTTAGGATGTTGCCTCAGATACCAAGAGCGGGGAAACCTCCCTATTTCACAGTTATCTACAGACACATGAGGCACTGATTGCAAAGATGGAAAAATGTTGAACAGCTCTGAAAATTGGCCTAAGCAGCATCTGGAAATGGAAAGTGATTTTAAGTGACTTGGAAGATTTATCCCTCGTTGTCCTGTGAGATAGATGCCCTTCATGTTCAAAGTCTGTAGTTGGTCTAATTGGTGGAAGGCTTGAGTTGGGATGGAGCTGTTGCTGCAGCCTGTATCTGAGTGGTGGATTGATAAGTATTGTAGCTTGTCCAGGCCGAGGAAAGCCCTGGGTGAGATAACAGGTGCCTTCAAATTGATGCTCAGGTGATTAAGTTCTGGAAAGGACGAGAAAGCTCGTTCATAAATGACAGCACTCCCTGAGAGACAAAGAGCACTCACCAGCTCAGGAACAGTAGTCAGATCTTCTTGCAAGGAGGTGACATTGCTGCAGAATGCAACCAGACCCGCATCtgaagcagagagacagagggaTAGGGGTTCAGATGTGTGTGGCCGTAGCCAGCCCTCAGTGATCTGACATTTGCTGGTGAGCGTCGCCTTGCAGAAAGGTGGGCTCAGAAACAGGTGGAGCAGGAAGATGCTGGCCACTCTTCTTGCTTCCAATTTATTCCAGCAGCTCCTCCAAAAAGGGCTTCCATCTCTCTGAAAGATATTTGGGAATCATACATTGTCCATCTAGTGAtcactgttttttaaaatttgcttttttttttaaagaggtacTTGCGATGATCAAAACTGCCTACTCTTTGACATACAGACACTGGACCCTGTTATTCTACAATCCGCATTGGGGAATGCAGGGAATCTTTTCACGGAGGCACACTTTTTATACATAtctctaatgcaggggtcagcaacgtttttcagccgtggaccggtccccaggccttagtttgcctaccccctGCTCTAATGTAATGTCAGCAACATTAAAAATCTTGACACTTGTTTAAAGCCTGTTTAGTTATCATGATAATTCCCACAATGAACTCTGGAACTGAACTTTGGAACAAGTGCTAAGTGAAGGCTTTGCTGAAGCTTCTGCATCTCTTCAAAATCTCTTTGCTATGGCAGGTAAGTGCTTGAAACTGTTTTATATGTGCAGTGTAGTCACACTCTTATTAGTTGGTCTCCTCACTTCACTTTATTCTGAAGCCTTTTAAGAGTCTTGAATTAATATATACATTTGGTTTAATATTAGAGATCAGGTGCATACAAATTCACTCATGTATCAAAAAGCATGGGAATTTGAGATTAAGGCGCCCATCTTATGTAACATGGAAACATTACATATACTTGTTACAACTTGGCTCCATGAAAACAACCTTAACCTTGGTCTTTCCAccccaattttctttctttaaagtttGGGGAATAACTGACCTTGCACTGGTATCCCTTAATTATTGAGGGAAGCCGTTTTGCCCTTGCTCCTGAAGTTTCCTCAGGACCTGGTGGCTGCTGCTTCTAGGCAGACATCTCAAGACATCTTTAATTATGCCCTGAGTTATTTGTACAGGTGAATAAATGGGCAGGTTCTCCTGTACGGCTTCATGTAAAGTTATGCCCAGAAAGGCTGCTTTCTCATACAATTCAGGACACCTTTGTTGATGTCTATAAGGCCAGCACTGTGTTTACCCCTTGTGGCATGAATGTCAAGACTTTCTTTCCTGATGGCCCATATTTGAAGCCTAAGACCAGCAttagaacacccacccaccacagctATAAAGAGTTCATTAGCTAGTAGAGAAACACTGGTACAGCCTTATAAAATATATGCTTTCTATCTTATACACAAATTTGGTCCTGCATGTATGAAAAAGCAATGTGACCCTAAATAGTTAAAAGCAAGTGAATATATTAGAATGAAAGTGTAGTGAACTGTTGAGCATTGctcaactcccattagcctcagctagcatggccaatggtcaaggttAGGATCTGtactccaacaatatctggagggccacagcttccctatcCCTGGATCGCAGGAGCTCTCTTTGTATGTGAAGGCTCACACAATGTCAGTTGTATGAACCATGGGAGTGTGGCTGTGCTCAGCCTACTCCCACATTGTGTCCTGGGCTGACCCCTCTTCAGGGCCGTCCTTAGCATATGCatcgccggggtgcaaagatcttcccagcgcccccaaatttagttaatTTTGTGTGCACCACGGCACCActgagaatgacaagcgccgtcgttgagtctgacaatgccaccgttgtgaatgacaagcaccACCGCTGACGTGGcacatctttggtaaatgagcgcacaaagtcgaaagtcctttagtgaaacagtaggtatacattttcaCAATACCTAGGTATATGTATtctgtttttctagcttgattaaaattatttattatttcataacaggtagatagttaagagctgaAGCGGCTTCAGTGGCAGGCGCCTGGTgccccccccagaattcggcgcctGGGTGCCTTGCACCCCCATGTAAAGATGGCCATGCCCCTCTTCAGTACTGTTTATGCATTTGGTAGGCGCAACGTACCAAACTCATGACCTGCGATATGGAGGTGGGATGAATATGTGTGGGCCAACTCTCTTGGCTCATGCAATTAACATTATGTGGGCCTGAACACTCAAATAGGAAACTGGAGAAGCTGTTGCTTTGCCCCTTCTTTTTCAGTTACTCATTGATAAAGTGGTGATAATTTGGTGGGTTTGGGTGAAAAACTGAAGCTGTTGAGGCACCTCAGA is a genomic window containing:
- the LOC117058514 gene encoding toll-like receptor 12 isoform X1, which translates into the protein MAKHAVLAPGWRSKERDGSPFWRSCWNKLEARRVASIFLLHLFLSPPFCKATLTSKCQITEGWLRPHTSEPLSLCLSASDAGLVAFCSNVTSLQEDLTTVPELVSALCLSGSAVIYERAFSSFPELNHLSINLKAPVISPRAFLGLDKLQYLSIHHSDTGCSNSSIPTQAFHQLDQLQTLNMKGIYLTGQRGINLPSHLKSLSISRCCLGQFSELFNIFPSLQSVPHVSVDNCEIGRFPRSWYLRQHPNLSSSVVPSSQLQERTVLYSQNKSSLQSLVLSHFPLALSELLSLEIKELASLSLEKTHHMHENQTFQVCALASRFSLRSLTFSLNYYKNFSSEELPGCYSVENLVLEDNKMEQVDPLLLYKLFYLQLLDLSGNNLYWNLCPLEYEKMNFNSRLRILDFSGNRFKSPHSTTFSCLPYLETLSLNDCGFENIPVSAFSRLGQLKVLNLRNNRLRNLANASFYKLSSLVSLDLCDNPITQFERDSFQGLAFLRELQIGFPNLQEGEETLRFSVINVESLVLQNFSSIALYNPPQSDFASVQNMTLSGCFEFYNLSHNTFFPTVRLMHWEPALECVSSKPLHLLFPVLEQLVYKYKLEAIYTEWNFNMSHLSKLQLLEVHNLPEEPYGSSAPEMQSLFMDLPQVEALRVVNSNIRYISAKFFRRKCKLKQLVLEKEAFLELDSDIQDQILGQMPLRYLHFSSVTFRCDCSSAWLIDWAIRRKEVYVFGLEHADCLDVQRREKKGNYLSFIQQNCSQDFGFLLFVSTSSMLFLLISLPILKATCGSELLFLIYILRAWWHGLLNNRKGQRFEYDAFVSYSSQDQEWVLQHLVPNLEQKGPPFLKLCLHNRDFVVGKAIVDNIMESLYSSYKTICVVSRHSLNSSWCSVEMTLATYRLVAEREDTLILVFMEHISRYRLSAYHRLAKLVKRKAYLDWPQEPAAQAAFWDRLRKILKQHCGGEEPKL
- the LOC117058514 gene encoding toll-like receptor 12 isoform X2, with the protein product MKGIYLTGQRGINLPSHLKSLSISRCCLGQFSELFNIFPSLQSVPHVSVDNCEIGRFPRSWYLRQHPNLSSSVVPSSQLQERTVLYSQNKSSLQSLVLSHFPLALSELLSLEIKELASLSLEKTHHMHENQTFQVCALASRFSLRSLTFSLNYYKNFSSEELPGCYSVENLVLEDNKMEQVDPLLLYKLFYLQLLDLSGNNLYWNLCPLEYEKMNFNSRLRILDFSGNRFKSPHSTTFSCLPYLETLSLNDCGFENIPVSAFSRLGQLKVLNLRNNRLRNLANASFYKLSSLVSLDLCDNPITQFERDSFQGLAFLRELQIGFPNLQEGEETLRFSVINVESLVLQNFSSIALYNPPQSDFASVQNMTLSGCFEFYNLSHNTFFPTVRLMHWEPALECVSSKPLHLLFPVLEQLVYKYKLEAIYTEWNFNMSHLSKLQLLEVHNLPEEPYGSSAPEMQSLFMDLPQVEALRVVNSNIRYISAKFFRRKCKLKQLVLEKEAFLELDSDIQDQILGQMPLRYLHFSSVTFRCDCSSAWLIDWAIRRKEVYVFGLEHADCLDVQRREKKGNYLSFIQQNCSQDFGFLLFVSTSSMLFLLISLPILKATCGSELLFLIYILRAWWHGLLNNRKGQRFEYDAFVSYSSQDQEWVLQHLVPNLEQKGPPFLKLCLHNRDFVVGKAIVDNIMESLYSSYKTICVVSRHSLNSSWCSVEMTLATYRLVAEREDTLILVFMEHISRYRLSAYHRLAKLVKRKAYLDWPQEPAAQAAFWDRLRKILKQHCGGEEPKL